One Argentina anserina chromosome 6, drPotAnse1.1, whole genome shotgun sequence genomic window, ACTTCTCTCTCAAATAATGTCTTTGATaatgtaagttttaaattGGAACCCTTTGACAGTTAACAAATGTGCAAATGAGTCTTGATTTAGAgataaattttgaaatataaTTCAGAGATTGAAAAGTTCTAATCATGCCATTAATCATAATATGGTATAGAATGTTAAAAGAGTTTACAGAATTAATTGCTACAGATCCCTCATAATTAAACACAGATACAAGTGCGTACTCCATTTTTTACATAAGTTTTTTCATTTAGTAGAACACGTACATATACCGACGATATACTCGGGTGAAGGACTATGTACGGGATCAAAATGCTATAAATATGTCGGCAAGTTTCCAGCAAGATAAAAAGTATTTAGAGAATAGAACTTCATTAGCAAATAATATAGCATTATTAAGTTCGGCACCCAAACAAAATCTATCTGTACAAAGAAGTACAAACTACTGCAATCAatcatatataaaaaattacaaactaGTGTGACCAATAATTGCcttatatatacaattgagATTGAATATGCCAAAACACACAATTATGTATAAATGACTCTCATAGTATCATTTGCCACCAGCCCCAGTAAGACCACATGTTGATCTTCTAACTTAGAGCTGGCAATGCAAAGTAGTCACTACTCAGTACTCAACTACTCACTAGGAGAATAATATATGTAAAAATGTACATATTCTTTCAAAAGATCAAGTACTTTACAGTAGACGGTATAACAACGATGTTTGAACATATATTCACCTAATCACCCTGCATGCAACTGATGCAAGCATCGATCTATGAGATCGTGTCTCCAATGTCAAAGTCGAGACAATCTCTAAAGAGAGCCTGAGTATCACAGTATAGCTCTTCGATCAATGCAGTGATGCAAAATGTAGTTCCAGTCCTGAAATTAGTCCATTATCGATTCAAAATGTAAAGCTAGGTACGTCGACAGAGATACTTACAGGATGGATAAATGGTTATGCGAAACCGGAAAACTTACATCTTTCCATGCCTTGGCTTTCCTTCCACAACTCAGATCATGCGTGTTCTAGAATGTTTAAATTTCCATCGGAGCCGTAAAAACATGAACTTCTCTTGCCAGTTGACACTTGTGATTTGCAGAAGCCGAAAACCGAAGCTGTAAACATCATACTAATTCATAGAATAAAAACATCTTCTTACATATTTAGAGGAACATATATAACCTCATTTTTTGCAACCATTATAGAAGTAGGGGTGGACTTTTAGACACCGAACAACCGAAAACCGATTAAAACCGTACCGAACCGATATTGAGAAATTGAAACCGAACAAAACCGATTTATCGGTTCTAGTTTTAACATTAAATTGAATAGTTCGATTTTTGGTTTGCGGTTTCGTTCATGTACAAACcaatcaaaccgaaccgaatctAGTAATAAGTGTACATCATGTTTTTATTGATTAAGAGTTATATACGATATACATGATTTTACATGATTACGGTCTCAAAATGTCTAACTTAATTATTCACAGTCTTTAACTCATTAAATATTACATTTTGGTTAATACTCTATCGTAACTTTgttgattttatttattttttctaatttatcaCAATCTAGTTTACTTATTTACTAATTTGAAGTACTGAACTTATATCTTAgaactttatttttattttaacttTTGTTTTAAGTCAAGTGTGAAAAATTATTACAAATGATAGGTTATGTAATCGAAACCAAACTGAACCGAatcaaattataaattaaCCGAAACCGTGATTAATAGatattttttctgttttggttttgagAAATACAAAACCGAGACTTCGGTTTTGATTTTCAGTTAGTGCTCTTAAACCGAACCGAGTTCATATAGGGATGAAACATATATAGCCCCACAATGGAACCGTTGTTCATTATGAAGCTCCATCCGAGCTATTGtttggcatatatatatatatatatatatatatatacagtctatgtccagagtgaagcttcattttagaatttcagagtgaagttccaattttggcacacttttcggtcaaatgttttcagcataagcgattcaatatttaggtatgttattcaagatcatctctacaaaatttcatttaattcagacatcgttaatgtattgaaattagattaaatcaatgaatgaattaaaattgttcaacgtgaaccgttcgtgtaaatctcaattttgaaagctcaaatcattgtcaaattggatgaaattttatagagatgattttgaataacatatctaaatattgaatcgcttatggtgaaaatatttaattgaaaagtgtgccaaaagtggaacttcactctgaaatttcagagtgaagcttcatttaCTCATATCAGcgtttttcttccttttcttgGTGCAATATCCCAAAACTCTAACTAGGAAGCACATGCATGGTGCAGTGTTGCACTAAGAGTAGCCTCATTTTGAAACTTGACTCTTTAAAAACGTGGTTTGAAGTTAATCGAAAGTCCATTCCTTAATGTACCAGTTACTTCCTGTCGTGTTTGCAATTTTTCTCGGCTGCCCTAAAACAGCATGCACCCAATTTTCACCAGTGCCGACTTGTAAGACATTGTAGCCAGGAAGCCCCATCTCTCCAGCATTAAAATTTTCACCCTGATAGCCCTCACAGCATCAAAATCAATCAACTTGACCTGATTGTGCAATAACTCACCACACAAGTGTTCTTTTGCTTTGTCATTGAGATTCACAAGAGTCCAACCAATGGATACAATTGTCAGTAATCAGCTTACTATTTCACACTTGGCTTAATTTGCTTGTATAAATCTAAACGCAGTTCAGTTACTATACCACCACAGGTCACAGATGCTGTGAGTAACATAGGTCAATGCTTTCGATAGCTCAGTTTCGGCATCCCTTGTTCCGCAACAGGTATCACCTGTTCCAAATGTTGCAACATGGCAAACCATCCGACAAAGCAATCTTCGAGATAATTAAAGATGCGAACACGGGCGATCGAATCAACTGACGACGATCAATATTCGCTTCTTCTATACCTTTAACGTGATCACGACTCTATACAAATAGTacattgtttctttccaacggtatcttccaaacttcaaatttcaatttcttgatACACTGACGGATAGgatgatatatatgatgatcGTCTGAGAGAATAAGGTGACATTGTGCAAGCAATATGCCACTGAGGGTAGTCATCAACCTGTTCAATGCAGCAAATACTTCATCATTAATGGTACTAATACTTAACTTTGAATCGGGACGATCGGAGAGACAGAGCTTGCAGCCGACGACGTCTGCGTCCGGAACTAGGGATCAAGAAACCCTTGGCTAGGTAACGGTTAGATTGTTAGTGTGGAAATGTGGGGAGAGTTTATTGAGcttgtattttcttcttcaaaggCGAACCGGTCCAGACAGTGTAGGCCCACGGTGAAGTGGGTTTACCTAGCCCGTCACTGTTTTGTCTAGCCCACTTAAGATGGAGTATTTCGGCTGCAGTACACAAGGATTTTCCGATATGGTACGGAGTTTGGTTACCTCGCTTAATTTTGAGTCTTCGAGCTAAAATCTACTTTGGTACATAAACTAAAATACTTCCAACAGTTTTCATATCATATTTATTTAATAGCCACTAATTACATCGTAAATAGACTCTCAATCAACACCAAAAGAAAGCTTGATTACATTTGAATAAAATTAAGCAAAATGAGGAATCAAAGAAGCCACCTTGGATCAATGCAATCTTCTGTCTCTCGAATGCCGCTTCTCCTCAGCTGATCTGATACCCTCCGTCTTCAACATCTCAAGCAAGAAATCACTCCAAGTGTCAATAGGTCCTGGCAAGCACCAATGCACACAGTCATTATACAAAGTGACTTTTTCTTCTGGCCAATGcccatatctactgggatgaCCATCTGGCCTTAGTAACATGGCTTGTGTTGTGTCCAATAACCTATATTTCAACCCCTTCTTTCTCCCTTCCTTCTCAGCAACCCTGTACTCCTCTAATTGTATCATGTAAAACTCCAAACTGACACCCTCTAATTGGGTCTCATTGCTCCTAAACGGCTTCGTTCTCACACAATCTCCTCCTGCGTTCCAGTTCCCATTCTCAAAATGTGATGGTGCAAAGGTCCTGAGATAGGTTATACCCGTGTAATTCTTCAAGCTGTTGATGGCCTTGAAAGCCGTCTTAAACGCCTTTCTGTAGCCGTAGTACATTCCGACGTCAGGGACATTGTCTAGGAGGCAATAGTGACAACCTGAgattttgttattttcatgGAACACCATGGATCGCATGAACCAATGCCCTGCCGAAATAATGAGGTAATCAAACTCTTCAACTTGGCTTGTCCATGCCTCATCAAATTCGTCGAGGTATAGACCGAAGATGCCAGTGTTGGTTGGACCATGAATGTCTTCTTCTTTGGATTTGATCAAATGTGGCGTCCAATATGAGGCCATCGTGAAGTTGTAGGATGTGTATTTCCAGCGTTTGAATTTCTCATCCTTTGTGTACGAAACATCTATTGGATATTCCACCTGagaaaaataaacaattaCTAATCAGAAGAGATATTCATAAATTGTTCACGTACGTACAATAAAAATGATCAAAGAATGCAAATGTGTGATTCAGTATTCAGTTCTTAACACTGTTCTACTATATGTTGCAACTTGCGACCAACAATCCCAGCTACAAATACATGATAGACTACTCCCTTGTCCCTACTTCGATAGCCAAAACCTGTCTTCTTAGAGATGCTGAACAGCTGAAGGGTACAATCACATCTGCATGCTACAGAAATGGTAGGTCCAGAACACCATGTGGATGATAAACATATAATTTGCGATCAGTGAACATGCACAAGGTTTCAGATAACTAATCTCTGATTAATAATAGAGTATAAAAATACAGCACAACAAGACACAAGGGAACATGCCAGAGCTGGAAGAGAGACGAGTTCAGCCAAACACAGCTCCATCTGTTTAGATCAAGACAGTTGTCTTGACTATTGACACTTATCTCTGTGTTATTCATTTATTCCATCGAATATATGTCAAGAGGTCCCGAATGTCCCTTAGGTTTATCTGATTTGTTCTATACGATCTCATCAAAAGCCATCAGCTCTATAGCTCGATATTTTAaaccaactatatatatatatatatacacacacacacacacacacacacacttcgTTTATATCACGAAAGTTTAGGGTTTCGGATCTCACTCTTAATGAATTTGGGATATAAACGTTAAGGGCACgtagttgattttgttgttaGATTAAATAACTAGCTGGCCTGTTTAAGTGAGATTTTATGACCATTTTTTGGTGTGTATTTCAATCTGAAGGGTGTGAAAAGAAATTAAGGACTAGAGAGGGTTTCATACATGTGTAGGGAAAGACATACTCATTTGGATAAGAGGGGGTGGCAAAGATTCCTAGATATATTTTACTTAATTAGATTGATAATAAAAAAGTAGTGAGGACTGCGTATTTTTACCTAATCTTCAGCAAGCTTCAACTATACATAAAGGTTTAGGTCAACTAATCTTGAGTGCAGATCTAAATCTCACGGCATGGGACAAAACTAACTATCAAGATCGAATCCAAAACTTTAATTAACctctttagtttctttttttttttgggtaaagAAAACTTTAATCTTTAATCTTCTTTATACACTTACTTTCTGTTGTTGATCAATAATTAACAATCCATGTTCATGGTCCACAAAGGTTATTATCAGAACAATCTAGACTATACTAACAGAAAAATATGAGATCAAGTCTTATGTTTGATTGAAAATAATatagaaataataaatattattattat contains:
- the LOC126798058 gene encoding protein trichome birefringence-like 19, whose translation is MKHYHDHELHSGKCQTLILKTPRKIALLVFALLLLTIIPFYYRSSSLFLSKTIPNPPSSPSFDEEVHEKLPTITNNLKCDIFSGEWIPNPEAPYYTNTTCWAIHEHQNCQKYGRPDSEFMKWKWKPDGCDLPVFNPAQFLELLRGKSLAFVGDSVGRNQMQSLICLLSRVEYPIDVSYTKDEKFKRWKYTSYNFTMASYWTPHLIKSKEEDIHGPTNTGIFGLYLDEFDEAWTSQVEEFDYLIISAGHWFMRSMVFHENNKISGCHYCLLDNVPDVGMYYGYRKAFKTAFKAINSLKNYTGITYLRTFAPSHFENGNWNAGGDCVRTKPFRSNETQLEGVSLEFYMIQLEEYRVAEKEGRKKGLKYRLLDTTQAMLLRPDGHPSRYGHWPEEKVTLYNDCVHWCLPGPIDTWSDFLLEMLKTEGIRSAEEKRHSRDRRLH